In one Hypanus sabinus isolate sHypSab1 chromosome 11, sHypSab1.hap1, whole genome shotgun sequence genomic region, the following are encoded:
- the LOC132402315 gene encoding zinc-binding protein A33-like has translation MASKRQAENWTEEVICPICLDFFTDPIILECGHNFCRSCVTRCWATEKRNSCPDCKEVFADGTLRVNRVLANLAEKARDLNLNLKGKKSKRQCEEHEEELKLFCETDKTLICLVCRDAQEHREHRFMPIKEVVKTYMDQLKSSLDSLTKKESDFQEKEQQQKEKISRVREQSHSLQSHITSQFVELHQIITEKEQSLLGDLREEVERILSSMEKNLQEIQGKVKFIQEEISKLKEQMDQKDNVIFLKEEACQNRRIDDDVQELSVTDEAPLAEKFDHPYLLNTVLRETLDAINRVSVTLDVETLNPRLEVSEDRKSVRCTGNWSDLPDTGKRFTDWPCVLGLEGFTSGRHYWEVEVARNQEWCLGVATESVERKGGVRLSPETGFWVIGREDDVLHQNCDEFGVLHSPESRLPAGPIPGRVGVYLSYESGTVSFYNAETKSHLHNFNGNKFTEKLYPFFAPWDENQWLRICSGSPLGL, from the exons ATGGCTTCGAAAAGACAGGCCGAGAATTGGACTGAGGAGGTaatttgtcccatctgcctggatttcttcaccgacCCGATCATCCTGGAGTGCGGgcacaacttctgtcgctcttgtGTCACACGATGTTGGGCAACGGAGaagagaaactcctgcccggacTGTAAAGAGGTATTTGCTGACGGCACCCTCAGGGTCAATCGGGTTttagcaaatctggctgaaaaagctcgagatctaaacctgaatctgaaAGGGAAGAAAAGCAAACGTCAGtgcgaagaacatgaggaagaactgaagctgttttgtgaaacggacaagacGCTGATCTGTCTGGTCTGTAGAGATGcgcaggaacacagagagcacCGCTTCATGCCGATTAAAGAAGTTGTTAAAACTTACATG GATCAGCTAAAATcgtccttagactctctcacaaaaaaggaatcagacttccaggaaaaggagcagcaacagaaagagaagatttccagagttcgg gaacagtcacacagccttcagtcccacatcACATCTCAGTTTGTGGAACTGCaccagattatcactgagaaagagcagagcttactcGGGGATCTCAgggaggaagtggagaggattttaagttcaatggagaaaaatcttcaaGAGATTCAAGGGAAAGTAAAGTTTATTCAGGAGGAAATCTCAaagttaaaggaacagatggatcaaaaagacaatgtgatatttctcaag gaggaagcttgTCAGAACAGGAG GATTGATGATGATgtccaggaattgtcagtgacagatgaggcCCCACTGGCTGAAAAATTCGATCACCCctatttgttgaacacagtgctgagagaaacACTTGATGCCATTAatcgag tctctgtcaccctggatgtggaaacgctGAATCCGCgtctcgaggtgtctgaggatcggaagagtgtgagatgtACTGGGAACTGGAGcgatctccctgacaccgggaagagattcacagactGGCCTTGTGTGCTAGGATTGGAGGGATTCACATcagggagacattactgggaggtggaggtagCTCGGAATCAGGAGTGGTGTCTGGGAGTCGCcacagagtctgtggagaggaagggaggggtcagactgagcccggagaccggattctgggtcatcgGGCGGGAGGATGACGTGTTACATCAGAACTGTGATGAGTTTGGAGTTCTTCACTCCCCTGAGTCCCGTCTccctgccggtcccatccccgggagggtgggagtttatctcagttatgagtccgggacagtttcattttataacgcggagaccaagtcccatctccacaacTTCaatgggaataaattcacggagAAACTTTATCCCTTCTTCGCACCTTGGGATGaaaaccagtggctgagaatctgctccggaTCCCCTCTGGGTCTGTAA